One genomic window of Prochlorococcus marinus str. NATL2A includes the following:
- a CDS encoding HNH endonuclease — protein sequence MEPISITKLHLKPDKTERQGLVISRVGQGYYRQELIKKFNGRCAVTSIDREQILIASHIVPWRLSTDEERLDVENGILLSPLYDALFDKHLISFNDDGEILIANSIKDDNLKTNIRPNAKIIVTEGMKKYLYRHRLLLR from the coding sequence GTGGAACCCATTTCAATTACGAAACTACATCTGAAACCTGATAAAACTGAAAGACAAGGTTTAGTAATTAGTAGAGTAGGGCAAGGATATTACAGGCAAGAACTTATTAAAAAATTTAATGGTAGATGTGCTGTCACATCGATAGATAGAGAGCAGATTTTGATTGCAAGTCATATAGTTCCATGGCGACTATCAACTGATGAGGAAAGATTAGATGTAGAGAATGGGATTTTACTCTCTCCTCTTTATGACGCACTTTTTGATAAGCATCTAATTAGTTTTAATGATGATGGCGAAATTTTAATTGCTAATAGCATTAAAGATGACAACTTAAAAACTAATATTCGTCCAAATGCGAAGATTATAGTTACTGAAGGAATGAAGAAATATCTGTATCGTCATCGACTTTTGTTGAGATAA
- a CDS encoding protein arginine N-methyltransferase — MDGSSQEGEKKKKVYEVKTFPISFALGENQENITITTQTPSKPSKEKKFHKARMLHKQGKIAEAKKYYQQLINEGFNDHRVFSNYGVILAQLGKLKEAEISTRKAIEMQPNYAEAHSNLGIILNDLGKLEEAEICQRKAIKIKPNLTGAAWNLYGLANTIKEAEERVNQVLKIDENHVEAQLHLSALKLHQGDQSLFDNLTKSTHKDHAITRSIKWVANLPKLPELFFYRWALFDSMTKKSKKDRPFYEFGVWRGASFRYLINTFKKGYGFDTFEGLPEDWHHEAQGTYSAEGIIPNIEGGEFIAGKFEDTLPTFYSKPRPMASIINFDADLYSSTLCALNCSKPVIDKDTILIFDEFIISENWEQDEYKALNEFCSKNNLTYEVLAVSYFEKQVAVKLIGV, encoded by the coding sequence ATGGATGGTTCTAGTCAAGAAGGAGAAAAAAAAAAGAAAGTCTATGAAGTAAAGACATTTCCAATTTCATTTGCTTTAGGAGAAAATCAAGAAAATATCACTATTACTACTCAAACTCCGTCTAAACCATCTAAAGAAAAAAAATTTCATAAGGCAAGAATGTTACATAAACAAGGAAAGATTGCAGAAGCAAAAAAATATTATCAACAGTTAATAAATGAAGGATTTAATGATCACAGAGTTTTTTCTAATTATGGAGTAATATTAGCGCAACTTGGTAAATTAAAAGAAGCAGAAATTTCTACTCGCAAAGCAATTGAAATGCAACCTAATTACGCAGAAGCACATTCCAATCTGGGAATCATATTGAATGATCTTGGTAAATTAGAAGAAGCAGAAATTTGTCAACGAAAAGCAATTAAAATTAAACCTAATCTTACAGGTGCTGCTTGGAATTTATATGGATTAGCGAATACTATTAAGGAAGCAGAGGAAAGGGTAAATCAAGTCTTAAAAATAGATGAAAATCATGTAGAAGCACAACTCCATCTAAGTGCGCTCAAATTACATCAAGGTGACCAATCATTATTTGATAATCTCACGAAATCCACTCATAAAGATCATGCTATAACCCGATCTATTAAATGGGTTGCTAATTTGCCGAAGTTACCTGAATTGTTTTTTTATAGATGGGCATTATTTGACAGTATGACCAAAAAAAGCAAAAAAGATAGACCTTTCTATGAATTTGGTGTTTGGCGGGGTGCTTCATTTAGATATCTAATTAATACTTTCAAAAAAGGTTATGGGTTTGATACTTTTGAAGGGCTACCAGAAGATTGGCATCACGAGGCACAAGGGACATATTCAGCAGAAGGGATCATTCCTAATATTGAGGGTGGAGAATTTATAGCAGGTAAATTTGAAGATACCCTTCCAACTTTTTATTCCAAACCTAGACCTATGGCATCAATTATCAATTTTGATGCTGACCTTTATTCTTCTACTCTCTGTGCCTTGAATTGCTCAAAACCTGTAATAGATAAAGATACAATTTTAATATTTGATGAGTTTATTATCAGTGAAAATTGGGAACAGGATGAATATAAAGCACTCAATGAATTTTGCTCTAAAAATAATTTAACTTATGAAGTGTTGGCAGTTTCTTATTTTGAAAAGCAAGTTGCTGTGAAATTAATAGGAGTTTAA